Proteins from a genomic interval of Brucella intermedia LMG 3301:
- a CDS encoding DUF3100 domain-containing protein has protein sequence MKKNKEARVKGNNVFAMRHIWLHAFVLAIICISELIGIRKISIGIGAVIFLPMLYAFALGVILNPNILKATGKVLKSDSVKLSGTMITIAIMPFIAKFGTTVGPQIENIIAAGPALVLQEIGNLGTIAVAFPIAVFLLRMGRETIGATYSIDREPNLALIADKYGLDSPEGAGVMGVYATGTLIGTFVFALMPPLVNSLGLFDFRALAMSCGVGSGSMLAACTGGLVSVLPEQKDLILALAAASNILTYATGLYVGLFVALPLTEWLYKKCRPEEYRDAA, from the coding sequence ATGAAGAAAAACAAGGAGGCCCGCGTGAAGGGGAATAATGTATTTGCGATGCGCCATATCTGGTTGCACGCGTTTGTACTGGCAATCATCTGTATTTCCGAACTGATCGGTATACGGAAAATATCCATCGGCATCGGTGCCGTAATCTTTCTGCCGATGCTCTATGCCTTTGCTCTCGGTGTCATCCTGAATCCAAATATCTTGAAGGCGACGGGGAAAGTTCTGAAGTCTGACTCGGTCAAGCTGTCAGGCACAATGATCACCATTGCTATCATGCCGTTCATCGCCAAGTTCGGAACGACGGTCGGTCCTCAGATCGAGAATATTATTGCTGCCGGACCTGCTCTCGTTTTGCAGGAGATTGGCAATCTGGGAACGATTGCCGTCGCCTTTCCTATCGCCGTTTTCCTGCTGCGCATGGGACGGGAGACCATCGGCGCAACCTATTCGATTGACCGGGAGCCTAACTTGGCCCTGATTGCTGACAAATATGGTCTGGACAGTCCGGAAGGTGCGGGCGTGATGGGAGTCTACGCTACCGGAACTCTGATTGGCACGTTCGTTTTTGCCTTGATGCCGCCGCTCGTCAACAGTCTGGGGCTTTTTGATTTTCGTGCGCTGGCCATGTCGTGCGGTGTCGGTTCGGGCAGCATGCTTGCGGCCTGCACGGGCGGTCTGGTCAGCGTCTTGCCGGAACAGAAGGATCTCATTCTGGCGCTGGCTGCCGCCAGCAACATCCTCACCTATGCGACGGGACTATATGTCGGCCTGTTTGTGGCGCTGCCGCTCACGGAATGGCTCTATAAAAAGTGCCGCCCCGAAGAATATCGCGACGCGGCGTAA
- a CDS encoding NAD(P)-dependent oxidoreductase — translation MAQQELPVIGVVGLGSMGLGMAQTLAAKGFATLGFDLSPERKALAQKVNVTPADTLDKLFENADFLVFSLPTARDVETVVNAHIHQLGAGRSRVVIIDTSTSEPDVSRALAQKLDALGHGFLDAPVSGGPAGAASGKLTMMIGGSDADLALAQPVIETMAAKALHVGPSGAGNVAKLVNNLLAAAHMVTTSEGLKLALAAGISPESALRVLNAASGKSMISEVHFPTWIMNDRFDSGFTMGLMRKDVRLAQELAERTGADIPLTSVVAKLWAGSNHLEDRDDFTRMGAFQPDSSK, via the coding sequence ATGGCGCAACAGGAACTCCCGGTGATCGGTGTGGTCGGCCTCGGCAGCATGGGGCTCGGCATGGCGCAAACCCTGGCGGCAAAGGGGTTCGCTACGCTGGGATTCGATTTGTCGCCGGAGCGTAAGGCATTGGCCCAGAAGGTGAATGTGACGCCCGCAGATACGCTCGACAAACTGTTCGAGAACGCTGATTTTCTGGTTTTCTCACTTCCAACTGCGCGTGATGTCGAGACGGTTGTCAATGCGCATATCCACCAGTTGGGTGCTGGGCGCAGCCGCGTCGTCATTATCGATACATCAACATCCGAACCGGATGTCAGCCGCGCGCTTGCCCAGAAGCTCGATGCGCTTGGTCATGGCTTCCTCGACGCCCCTGTGAGCGGCGGCCCGGCCGGGGCTGCGTCGGGTAAACTGACAATGATGATCGGTGGCAGCGATGCGGATCTGGCACTGGCTCAGCCCGTTATCGAAACCATGGCCGCCAAGGCATTGCATGTGGGACCGAGCGGCGCGGGCAATGTTGCAAAACTCGTCAACAATCTGCTTGCAGCAGCCCACATGGTGACCACCAGCGAAGGCCTGAAGCTGGCGCTTGCCGCTGGAATAAGCCCCGAATCCGCACTCCGTGTTCTGAATGCAGCTTCAGGAAAATCCATGATCAGCGAGGTTCACTTTCCGACTTGGATAATGAACGACCGTTTCGACAGTGGTTTCACGATGGGCTTGATGCGCAAGGATGTGCGCTTGGCGCAGGAACTGGCCGAACGCACCGGGGCAGATATCCCCCTGACATCCGTCGTGGCGAAGCTCTGGGCTGGCTCGAACCATCTTGAGGATCGCGACGACTTCACCCGCATGGGTGCTTTCCAACCTGACTCGTCCAAGTAA
- a CDS encoding ABC transporter permease subunit: MSVAAVSQAGTTRARFRFGPLWLVAPGLVFLIIFFLVPVARLMGLSFENADTGAITGAHYTRIFDTDVYFRVLLITFRIAALTTMFSLLFGYPLAYWLSRLPERKRGMMILLVMVPFWTSYLVKSFAWVILLGRTGVINQLGLGSGVIGSPLEMLHNEFGVMIGMVHAMLPLAVLTMLPVMSGIDRRLTQASGTLGADSAKSFWLVYFPLSLPGAAAAGLLTFISSLGFFIVPALLGGRQQTMLAQLIIVQVQEILNWAFAGALAAMMLVAALVTCWVYDRVFGLSSLSGDTGAAHKGKNGILRNIGLRILEISALASSRIAMAVRTLLGQAITKRLLGIYCFLSCAFLMLPTLIVIPIAFTSSQFLEFPPPGFSLDWFRAYFTSDLWLSATVRSFGVAFATAILATVIGGFAALALARSRSRWAGLIFAFFLAPMIVPRIVIAVGLFYLFAQIGLVATNTGLVIGHTVLALPFAFVAIAAILKNYDWRLDQAAATLGANKVQALRFVTVPLIRSGLTAAFLFAFITSFDELTVAIFVSGGIKTTLPKQMWDDMILQLNPTLAAVSVVVFLIVTTLLLAAEKLRRSS, from the coding sequence ATGAGTGTTGCTGCAGTTTCTCAGGCGGGTACGACACGTGCTCGCTTCCGTTTCGGTCCGCTTTGGCTGGTCGCGCCGGGACTTGTCTTCCTGATCATTTTCTTTCTGGTGCCTGTCGCGCGGCTGATGGGCTTGAGCTTCGAAAACGCGGACACCGGTGCGATTACGGGAGCGCATTACACGCGAATTTTCGACACGGATGTATATTTTCGTGTTTTGCTTATCACGTTTCGCATTGCGGCCCTGACCACGATGTTCTCGCTTCTGTTCGGCTATCCGCTCGCCTATTGGCTGTCGCGCCTGCCGGAGCGCAAGCGCGGCATGATGATTTTGCTGGTGATGGTGCCGTTCTGGACGAGTTATCTCGTTAAGAGTTTTGCGTGGGTTATTCTTCTTGGACGCACCGGGGTTATCAATCAGCTTGGTCTCGGTTCGGGCGTGATAGGCTCGCCGTTGGAAATGTTACACAATGAGTTCGGCGTCATGATAGGCATGGTTCATGCCATGCTGCCGCTTGCCGTATTGACCATGCTGCCAGTCATGAGCGGGATCGACCGCAGGCTCACACAGGCTTCGGGCACGCTGGGGGCGGATTCGGCCAAGAGTTTCTGGCTGGTTTATTTCCCGTTGTCCCTGCCGGGCGCGGCTGCGGCCGGTCTCCTCACCTTTATTTCTTCCCTCGGCTTCTTCATTGTTCCCGCCCTTTTGGGCGGACGCCAGCAGACCATGCTCGCGCAGTTGATTATCGTCCAGGTGCAGGAAATCCTGAACTGGGCCTTCGCGGGGGCGCTGGCTGCCATGATGCTGGTCGCGGCCCTTGTCACATGCTGGGTCTATGATCGCGTCTTCGGCCTTTCAAGCCTTTCAGGTGATACGGGAGCTGCACACAAAGGCAAGAATGGTATTCTGCGAAATATCGGCTTGCGTATTCTGGAAATCAGTGCACTTGCGTCCAGCCGCATTGCCATGGCTGTCCGCACTTTGCTCGGACAAGCCATCACGAAGCGTCTATTGGGAATTTACTGCTTTCTGTCCTGCGCGTTTCTGATGCTGCCGACGCTGATCGTGATCCCGATTGCTTTCACCAGTTCGCAGTTTCTGGAATTTCCGCCTCCCGGTTTCAGTCTCGACTGGTTTCGAGCCTATTTCACCTCCGACCTCTGGTTATCCGCAACCGTGCGGTCGTTCGGTGTGGCTTTTGCAACGGCAATCCTCGCGACAGTCATCGGCGGCTTTGCTGCGCTGGCGCTGGCTCGCTCGCGGTCCCGTTGGGCCGGGCTGATATTCGCATTCTTCCTCGCTCCCATGATCGTTCCACGTATCGTTATCGCGGTCGGCCTGTTTTATCTGTTCGCCCAGATCGGCCTTGTGGCCACGAATACCGGTCTCGTGATCGGTCATACGGTACTGGCCTTGCCCTTTGCCTTCGTTGCGATTGCGGCAATCCTGAAAAATTATGACTGGCGTCTTGATCAGGCCGCGGCAACGCTCGGCGCGAACAAGGTACAGGCGTTGCGTTTCGTGACCGTTCCGCTCATCCGTAGCGGTCTGACCGCGGCATTTCTCTTCGCCTTCATTACCTCCTTCGATGAACTGACGGTGGCGATCTTTGTCAGCGGCGGCATAAAGACCACTCTGCCCAAACAGATGTGGGACGACATGATCCTCCAGCTCAATCCGACGCTCGCAGCGGTATCAGTCGTCGTATTCCTCATCGTCACAACACTTCTTCTGGCGGCGGAAAAACTCCGCCGCTCCTCCTGA
- a CDS encoding ABC transporter substrate-binding protein — MKNGKTITIHRRNLLKLGGGLGIALATPAILTRRASAAEPLTVADPGGPYSPGYRKAFYDPFEKATGIKVVNVARDAEPTAQFRAMVETGSYSWDVCTLTLSARDILQKRNLLEPIGIVAADAPGLMPDSLTEVWLGVDVYSTIMAYRTDRFDDAAAPKSWADFWNVEKFPGRRSLRKNPIDTLEQALLADGVPLDKLYPLDIERAYASLEKIKPHVDVWWTGGAQSSQLIQSGEVDMIALWNARAQAVIDGGAPVKIGWNQGLYSIEGWGIPKGSPRADIARQFVKFCTDPKQQALFTEFLAYGPTNLKAYEHIPAERASSLPTFEANLKQMSIASEDWWSANRSEMTERFNAWILG, encoded by the coding sequence ATGAAAAATGGGAAGACGATTACAATTCATCGCCGGAATCTACTGAAGCTCGGAGGCGGGCTCGGCATAGCACTTGCTACCCCGGCCATTCTTACGCGTCGGGCTTCAGCCGCGGAGCCACTGACGGTAGCCGATCCGGGTGGACCTTACAGCCCCGGCTATCGCAAGGCATTCTATGATCCCTTTGAGAAGGCGACAGGGATCAAGGTGGTCAATGTAGCGCGCGATGCCGAACCTACGGCGCAATTTCGCGCCATGGTCGAGACCGGTTCCTATAGCTGGGATGTCTGCACGCTGACGCTATCAGCACGCGATATTCTCCAGAAGCGTAATCTGCTCGAGCCGATCGGTATTGTCGCCGCCGATGCTCCGGGCCTGATGCCGGATTCGCTGACCGAAGTCTGGCTCGGTGTAGATGTCTATTCAACGATCATGGCCTATCGCACCGACCGATTTGACGATGCGGCAGCGCCAAAATCCTGGGCGGACTTCTGGAACGTCGAAAAGTTTCCGGGCCGCCGGTCGTTGCGCAAGAACCCAATCGATACGCTGGAACAGGCATTGCTCGCCGATGGCGTTCCGCTCGACAAGCTCTACCCGCTCGATATTGAGCGCGCCTATGCCAGCCTCGAAAAGATCAAGCCGCATGTGGATGTATGGTGGACGGGCGGCGCCCAGTCGAGCCAGCTTATCCAGAGCGGCGAAGTGGACATGATCGCCTTGTGGAACGCACGTGCGCAAGCCGTCATCGATGGGGGCGCTCCGGTGAAAATCGGCTGGAACCAGGGCCTTTATTCCATCGAAGGTTGGGGTATCCCCAAAGGATCGCCGCGTGCCGATATCGCCCGTCAGTTCGTCAAGTTCTGCACCGATCCGAAACAGCAGGCGCTGTTCACGGAGTTTCTCGCTTACGGCCCGACCAACCTGAAGGCCTACGAGCATATTCCGGCGGAACGGGCATCGTCGTTGCCGACCTTCGAAGCCAATCTGAAACAGATGAGCATCGCCAGCGAAGACTGGTGGAGCGCCAATCGTTCGGAAATGACCGAGCGCTTCAATGCCTGGATACTTGGCTGA
- a CDS encoding M20 aminoacylase family protein: MAVFLSEADIAEATGWRHDLHRHPELAFEEKRTAAFIAEKLQLWGFSVRSGFAGTGVIGSLTRGTSKRAIGIRADMDALPIIEKSGVGYESERPGKMHACGHDGHVAMALAAAKVVSKLEFDGTVRFIFQPAEENEGGGREMVRGGLFTDFPVDAVYGLHNWPALDVGTCVARDDAMMAAFGTFEIELIGKGAHGAMPHEGADPVVAAAQLVTALQTIASRNVSPLESAVVSVTQMHGGDAWNVIPESMVIRGTTRWFLPDVGETIIRRMQELAASIASGFGCTARVDYEKRYPSTINTADNARRIRELAVSPDLGLEVLDVAPSMAAEDFAFMLQEKPGCYFWLGSRRDGRNPGLHSPYYDFNDALLPIGANFWIKLVASELASG; encoded by the coding sequence ATGGCTGTTTTTCTCAGTGAAGCCGATATAGCGGAAGCAACGGGATGGCGGCATGATCTGCACCGGCATCCCGAACTTGCTTTCGAGGAAAAACGCACAGCCGCCTTCATAGCGGAAAAGCTCCAACTCTGGGGGTTTAGCGTCCGGTCCGGCTTTGCGGGAACGGGCGTGATCGGCAGCCTGACGCGCGGTACGTCGAAACGCGCTATCGGCATCCGAGCGGATATGGATGCCTTGCCGATCATCGAAAAGAGCGGTGTCGGCTATGAATCGGAGAGACCCGGCAAAATGCATGCCTGTGGTCATGACGGACATGTAGCCATGGCTCTTGCTGCCGCAAAGGTGGTCAGCAAACTTGAATTTGACGGAACCGTACGCTTCATTTTCCAACCGGCCGAGGAAAACGAAGGCGGCGGTCGCGAAATGGTGCGTGGGGGACTGTTTACGGACTTTCCAGTCGATGCGGTTTACGGCTTGCACAACTGGCCGGCGCTCGATGTAGGGACCTGCGTAGCTCGTGACGATGCGATGATGGCAGCATTCGGGACGTTCGAGATCGAACTGATCGGCAAGGGAGCGCACGGGGCGATGCCGCATGAGGGCGCAGACCCGGTGGTCGCCGCCGCGCAATTGGTCACGGCATTGCAGACTATTGCCAGCCGCAATGTTTCGCCGCTGGAATCCGCGGTTGTTTCCGTCACGCAGATGCATGGCGGTGACGCCTGGAATGTCATTCCGGAAAGCATGGTGATCCGCGGAACCACCCGCTGGTTCTTGCCCGATGTCGGGGAGACGATTATCCGCCGGATGCAGGAGCTCGCTGCTTCAATCGCAAGTGGTTTTGGTTGTACGGCACGCGTCGATTACGAAAAACGTTATCCTTCAACGATCAATACAGCAGACAATGCCCGCAGAATCCGTGAACTCGCTGTGTCACCCGACCTTGGCCTCGAGGTTCTTGATGTGGCCCCGAGCATGGCAGCCGAAGATTTCGCTTTCATGCTGCAGGAGAAACCGGGTTGTTACTTCTGGCTCGGTAGCCGTCGTGACGGACGCAATCCGGGTCTGCATTCACCATATTATGATTTCAATGACGCCCTTCTGCCGATAGGTGCCAACTTCTGGATCAAACTGGTTGCAAGCGAACTGGCGTCAGGCTGA
- a CDS encoding ABC transporter ATP-binding protein, whose protein sequence is MLAKPEHALEPKLLVDGLSKRYGETIALKPTNIAVKPGEFLTLLGPSGSGKTTLLQMISGLVLPSEGRLFIDGRDETDTPVHKRDIGLVFQHYALFPHLTVEENIAFPLKMRGQKSADVKAQVQRTLDMVQLGHLASRFPRELSGGQQQRVALARCFVYQPSIILMDEPLGALDKKLREHMQFEIKQLHRQTGATIVYVTHDQEEALALSDRICLMNHAMVEQIAPPQEIYSRPTTAFAADFIGISNIFRGNIETGSDGRPHLSTKNAKLLLDKACDIHDGEMALVVRPEHMELGDAGANRVRGRVAEVVYAGSETRVLVDAAEARLLTVRVLPGRPIPALGENVTLSWQPEAAVLVTP, encoded by the coding sequence ATGCTTGCCAAACCCGAACACGCTCTTGAGCCGAAACTTCTCGTTGACGGACTATCCAAGCGCTATGGCGAAACCATCGCGCTCAAACCGACAAATATTGCGGTGAAGCCGGGCGAGTTCTTGACGCTTCTTGGACCCTCGGGGTCCGGTAAGACGACGCTCCTTCAGATGATCAGCGGTCTCGTTCTGCCGAGTGAAGGCCGACTCTTCATCGATGGCAGGGACGAAACGGATACGCCGGTGCATAAGCGCGATATCGGCCTTGTTTTCCAGCATTACGCGTTGTTTCCGCATCTTACTGTCGAGGAAAACATCGCCTTTCCGCTAAAGATGCGGGGTCAGAAGTCTGCTGACGTCAAGGCTCAGGTGCAGCGCACGCTGGATATGGTGCAGCTTGGTCATCTTGCCTCGCGATTCCCGCGTGAGCTTTCGGGCGGCCAGCAACAGCGCGTGGCTCTCGCCCGCTGCTTTGTCTACCAGCCGTCCATCATTCTCATGGATGAACCGCTGGGAGCGCTCGACAAGAAACTGCGCGAGCATATGCAATTCGAAATCAAGCAATTGCATCGCCAGACAGGTGCCACCATCGTTTATGTGACCCATGATCAGGAGGAGGCACTTGCTCTCTCGGATCGCATTTGCCTGATGAACCACGCAATGGTCGAACAGATTGCGCCGCCGCAAGAAATCTATTCCCGTCCCACGACAGCCTTTGCCGCAGACTTCATCGGGATCTCCAACATATTTCGCGGCAATATCGAAACCGGCAGTGACGGTCGCCCGCACCTTTCGACCAAAAATGCGAAGCTTCTTCTCGATAAGGCATGTGACATTCACGATGGCGAGATGGCGCTGGTGGTGCGGCCTGAACATATGGAACTCGGCGATGCCGGCGCAAATCGCGTTCGCGGCCGGGTAGCGGAAGTGGTCTATGCAGGTTCTGAAACGCGCGTATTGGTGGATGCAGCCGAAGCGCGCCTTCTGACTGTACGGGTGCTGCCGGGTCGGCCTATCCCAGCGCTCGGCGAAAATGTTACCCTGAGCTGGCAGCCGGAAGCGGCTGTTCTGGTGACGCCATGA
- a CDS encoding enoyl-CoA hydratase/isomerase family protein — protein sequence MDRFILTERRGEVGIITLNRPHILNAWHSAMRRQLIEAFDVFEGDADIRAIILTGGGDRAFSAGQDLNETRTFDAERGKEWVGEWERLYDRMRSLSKPLIAALNGVAAGSAFQVALLCDFRIGHPAVRMGQPEINSGIASTTGPWIMREIIGLARTIDLTLSGRLMDSEECHAIGIINRIVDQSKVLDEAVALGRELGAKPPVAMRLNKQRFREMTEAGFRDCLAAGSRIQKEAYASGEPARMMEQFLAERAARKAS from the coding sequence ATGGATCGCTTTATCCTGACTGAGCGTCGAGGCGAGGTCGGCATCATCACGCTCAACCGTCCCCACATCCTCAATGCGTGGCACAGCGCGATGCGCCGCCAGCTCATCGAGGCTTTCGATGTGTTTGAAGGCGACGCCGATATCCGTGCGATCATTCTGACCGGGGGCGGCGACCGTGCGTTCAGCGCAGGTCAGGATCTCAATGAAACCCGGACGTTCGATGCCGAGCGCGGCAAGGAATGGGTTGGCGAATGGGAGCGTCTTTATGATCGCATGCGTTCGCTCTCCAAACCACTGATCGCGGCGCTCAACGGTGTCGCTGCCGGGTCTGCCTTTCAGGTAGCGCTTCTCTGTGATTTCCGTATCGGCCATCCGGCCGTCCGCATGGGCCAACCGGAGATCAATTCCGGCATCGCCAGCACCACCGGCCCGTGGATCATGCGCGAGATCATCGGTCTTGCCCGCACCATCGACCTCACGCTGAGCGGGCGCCTGATGGATTCCGAGGAATGCCACGCCATCGGAATCATAAATCGCATTGTCGATCAGTCCAAGGTCCTGGATGAAGCTGTCGCGCTCGGACGGGAACTCGGCGCCAAGCCGCCGGTAGCCATGCGTCTCAACAAGCAGCGTTTCCGCGAAATGACGGAAGCAGGCTTCCGCGACTGTCTGGCTGCGGGATCGCGCATTCAGAAGGAAGCCTATGCATCGGGTGAACCGGCTCGCATGATGGAGCAGTTTCTCGCCGAGCGTGCGGCCCGCAAAGCTTCCTGA
- a CDS encoding AMP-binding protein, which produces MTMKFEGFLGSFLTKAAQKPDQNFALFNGQPITFAAIDRQSAALASHFNARGLKRGDRAAVMMRNSELSLTVLFALARAGIVWVPVNAQQRGEGLRYILEHCEPGVVICDPDAQETIRECGAELPAHAFILTSGEGSLQDIVAQDAWGPAEELPVADDLFAIMYTSGTTGRPKGVLVTHGMMRLAGEAVRQLTLVRPGDVFFVWEPLYHIGGAQLIVLPTLEDVTLAMVDRFSASRFWAQVREYGATHIHYLGGILQILLKQPERASDRDHPVRIAWGGGCPKEVWPLFRDRFGVEMRECYGMTEASSITTCNDNGTVGAVGKPMPWFTVELLDETGKPVADGEKGEIVVRSSIEGALFQGYLHNPEATAKTLRNGALHTGDSGSFDADGNLWFHGRLTDSVRCKGENVSAWEVEHVAGAYPSVEDCAIVGVAAEIGEQDIKLFVKPKSGCEVDPGALSEWLTSRLAAYQNPRYIAVVEEFERTPSQRIMKHKLSRDLGDCWDRYAAAGR; this is translated from the coding sequence ATGACTATGAAATTTGAAGGCTTCCTTGGAAGCTTCCTGACCAAGGCTGCGCAAAAGCCGGACCAGAACTTTGCACTTTTCAATGGCCAGCCGATCACGTTTGCCGCCATTGACCGTCAATCGGCGGCGCTTGCATCGCATTTCAACGCTCGTGGACTGAAGCGCGGTGATCGGGCCGCCGTGATGATGCGTAACTCAGAACTTTCGTTGACAGTGTTGTTCGCCCTTGCCCGCGCAGGCATCGTGTGGGTGCCGGTTAATGCGCAGCAGCGCGGCGAGGGGCTGCGCTATATTCTGGAACATTGTGAACCTGGCGTGGTCATCTGCGACCCGGATGCGCAGGAAACGATCCGCGAATGCGGTGCGGAATTACCAGCGCATGCCTTTATCCTGACTTCCGGGGAAGGATCGTTACAGGATATTGTCGCTCAGGATGCGTGGGGCCCAGCCGAAGAATTGCCGGTGGCGGACGACCTCTTCGCAATCATGTATACGTCCGGCACTACCGGGCGGCCAAAGGGGGTACTTGTTACCCACGGCATGATGCGTCTTGCTGGAGAAGCGGTACGGCAACTGACTTTGGTGCGTCCGGGCGACGTATTTTTTGTCTGGGAGCCGCTTTATCACATCGGTGGTGCGCAGCTTATTGTTCTGCCGACGCTGGAAGACGTCACACTCGCGATGGTCGACCGGTTCAGCGCCAGCCGCTTTTGGGCACAGGTCCGCGAATATGGAGCAACGCATATCCATTATCTGGGCGGCATTCTGCAAATTTTGCTGAAGCAGCCGGAGCGCGCTTCTGATCGAGATCACCCCGTGCGCATCGCCTGGGGCGGCGGGTGCCCGAAAGAAGTCTGGCCGCTTTTCCGCGACCGCTTCGGGGTGGAAATGCGCGAATGCTACGGCATGACTGAAGCCTCCAGCATCACCACCTGCAACGATAACGGAACAGTCGGTGCTGTCGGCAAGCCAATGCCGTGGTTCACGGTCGAGCTTCTCGACGAAACAGGAAAGCCGGTGGCTGACGGTGAGAAAGGTGAGATCGTTGTGCGGTCTTCCATCGAAGGCGCGTTGTTCCAGGGATATCTGCACAACCCTGAAGCGACTGCAAAGACATTGCGCAACGGCGCGCTTCATACCGGCGATTCCGGTTCGTTCGATGCGGATGGCAATCTCTGGTTCCATGGTCGACTGACCGACAGCGTGCGCTGCAAGGGCGAGAACGTTTCGGCATGGGAAGTCGAACATGTCGCCGGAGCCTATCCATCGGTGGAGGATTGCGCGATTGTCGGCGTTGCCGCCGAAATCGGCGAGCAGGACATAAAGCTGTTCGTCAAGCCGAAATCCGGCTGCGAAGTTGATCCGGGGGCGCTTTCGGAATGGCTGACGAGCCGTCTCGCGGCCTATCAGAACCCTCGTTACATTGCGGTGGTCGAGGAGTTCGAACGCACACCGAGCCAACGCATCATGAAGCACAAATTGTCAAGGGACCTTGGCGATTGCTGGGACCGATATGCGGCCGCGGGTCGGTAG
- a CDS encoding LysR family transcriptional regulator, with protein MAVVRIGSIRGAAEHVNVAPSVVSRQIAETERKIGLTLFERNARGMALTEAGELVLEHSRRVLEEHSLLREQLGFLKGVQQRRVRILCGEGFLADILQHGLGSFVRIYPDVQYDLQLGGTESVLDGIANGDADIGIAYNPLTDARVRSLAISKQPLCVVAPPGHPVLAKDRLELADCAGLPNALLGPGHGITQLVTRVAADRGFAISPLVETTSIDVLRRFVIAGLGISFLPRFAVSTELAREAVAIRELSDPLLAEASAHLMVRARRRLPLSVERLSGFLANNMAAFR; from the coding sequence ATGGCGGTTGTTCGGATCGGGTCGATTCGAGGTGCCGCCGAGCATGTGAACGTTGCGCCTTCTGTCGTGAGCCGTCAGATTGCCGAAACAGAGCGCAAGATCGGTTTGACCTTGTTTGAACGAAACGCACGCGGCATGGCTTTGACAGAAGCTGGCGAGCTGGTCCTGGAGCATAGCAGGCGTGTTCTGGAAGAACACAGTCTCCTGAGGGAGCAACTGGGCTTTCTTAAAGGTGTGCAGCAAAGGCGGGTCCGCATCCTGTGCGGCGAAGGGTTTCTCGCTGACATTCTGCAACATGGACTTGGTTCCTTTGTCAGGATCTATCCGGACGTGCAGTACGATCTACAGCTGGGCGGCACGGAAAGCGTGCTGGACGGGATTGCCAACGGAGACGCCGATATTGGCATCGCCTATAATCCGCTGACGGATGCCCGGGTTCGGTCGCTTGCCATTTCCAAACAGCCGCTCTGCGTGGTCGCACCGCCAGGCCATCCGGTATTGGCAAAGGACCGGCTGGAACTCGCTGACTGCGCAGGTTTGCCCAATGCGTTGCTAGGGCCAGGCCATGGCATTACACAACTTGTCACGCGGGTCGCAGCTGATCGTGGATTTGCAATTTCACCCCTGGTCGAAACGACATCGATCGATGTCTTGAGGCGGTTCGTGATTGCAGGGCTTGGCATATCTTTTCTGCCCCGGTTCGCCGTATCCACGGAACTGGCTCGCGAGGCCGTCGCCATACGCGAACTGTCCGACCCGCTTCTGGCTGAAGCGAGTGCACATCTGATGGTGCGTGCGCGGCGCCGACTGCCGCTATCGGTAGAACGGTTGAGCGGGTTTCTCGCCAACAACATGGCAGCGTTTCGATAG